One Nostoc sp. UHCC 0302 DNA window includes the following coding sequences:
- a CDS encoding ATP-binding protein — MKISQKLILGFLGIATLTGVLGAIAANQQSKTAKYLAQQEAQEVAGLLGYFANHELEDHEFKSRDEMLAQLQRHVEALHNQRQRDLEIVDRNKIILADVVTEDVGTRLEHDLNNEVGKTIQDGIPRTYVEISSEYPNGIQLIAVPFKTSKNETIGAVILEYTPLYKAAMATAQESIIATLSMSLVSAVLALAAGYLTSKSISEPIKKLQQAVLNLAEGKLDTRVNIRSQDEIGELATSFNKMADDLQQSRAKLINANEQLRDEITERQQAEAEVQQALKDLQKTQAQLIQSEKMSSLGQLVAGVAHEINNPVNFIHGNLLHVQEYAECLMNFVQLYQKHHPNPAPEIQAEAEKIDLVFLQEDLPKIVDSMAMGTERIRQIVLSLRNFSRIDEAEYKAVNIHEGIDSTLLILQHRLKAKAEMPTIEVIRDYGNLPLVECYPGQLNQVFMNLLANGIDALEEANTKHKHSQLKDNPRRIIIRTSVIDSEWVQIAIADNGPGIPETARQHLFNPFFTTKPIGKGTGMGLSISYQIITEKHCGKIQYFSTPTEGTEFIIQIPIQGKVNKINR, encoded by the coding sequence ATGAAAATTAGTCAAAAATTAATTCTGGGATTTCTGGGAATTGCTACTCTGACAGGAGTTCTTGGTGCGATCGCCGCCAATCAGCAATCAAAAACAGCCAAGTATCTTGCTCAACAAGAAGCGCAAGAAGTCGCTGGACTACTCGGATATTTCGCAAATCATGAGCTTGAAGACCATGAATTTAAATCGCGAGATGAGATGCTAGCCCAATTACAACGGCACGTAGAAGCACTACACAATCAGCGTCAGCGTGATCTGGAGATTGTAGACCGCAATAAGATAATTCTCGCAGATGTCGTTACCGAAGACGTTGGCACCCGATTGGAACATGACCTCAATAATGAAGTTGGCAAAACTATTCAAGATGGTATACCAAGAACCTATGTTGAAATCAGTTCTGAGTACCCAAATGGAATTCAATTGATTGCTGTTCCTTTTAAAACTAGCAAAAATGAAACTATTGGTGCAGTAATTTTGGAGTATACACCGCTCTACAAAGCAGCAATGGCAACAGCTCAAGAAAGCATTATTGCCACATTGAGCATGAGTTTGGTATCTGCTGTACTTGCATTAGCAGCGGGCTATTTAACATCTAAAAGCATCTCTGAACCGATTAAAAAACTCCAGCAAGCTGTGCTGAATCTAGCTGAAGGTAAGCTGGATACCAGAGTTAACATTCGCTCCCAAGATGAGATTGGCGAGTTAGCTACCTCTTTCAACAAAATGGCGGACGATTTGCAACAGTCTAGGGCTAAGTTGATCAATGCTAACGAACAGTTACGAGATGAGATTACTGAGCGCCAGCAGGCAGAAGCAGAAGTTCAGCAAGCTCTAAAAGACCTGCAAAAAACCCAAGCCCAATTGATTCAATCTGAAAAAATGTCTAGTCTGGGTCAACTGGTGGCAGGGGTTGCCCACGAAATCAACAACCCAGTTAACTTTATTCACGGCAATCTGCTCCATGTACAGGAATATGCTGAATGTCTAATGAATTTCGTGCAACTTTACCAAAAGCATCACCCAAATCCAGCACCGGAAATTCAAGCTGAAGCGGAGAAAATTGATCTGGTGTTTTTGCAGGAAGACTTACCTAAGATTGTCGATTCTATGGCAATGGGTACTGAACGCATTCGCCAAATTGTACTATCACTTCGCAACTTCTCACGTATAGATGAAGCTGAATATAAAGCTGTTAACATCCACGAGGGTATTGACAGCACTTTATTAATTCTGCAACATCGCCTTAAAGCTAAAGCAGAGATGCCAACGATTGAGGTGATTCGAGACTATGGAAATTTGCCTCTTGTGGAGTGCTATCCTGGACAACTTAACCAGGTGTTTATGAATCTTTTAGCAAATGGCATTGATGCTCTTGAAGAAGCTAATACCAAGCACAAGCATTCTCAGCTAAAAGATAATCCCAGGCGAATAATCATTCGCACTTCGGTAATAGATTCGGAGTGGGTGCAAATTGCGATCGCTGACAACGGCCCTGGTATCCCAGAAACGGCACGTCAACATCTGTTTAATCCTTTTTTTACAACTAAACCCATAGGCAAAGGTACAGGCATGGGACTGTCCATCAGCTACCAAATCATTACAGAAAAACATTGTGGCAAAATACAGTACTTTTCTACTCCCACAGAGGGAACTGAATTCATAATTCAGATTCCTATCCAGGGTAAAGTTAATAAAATTAATAGATAA
- a CDS encoding metal-binding protein, giving the protein MPSGRTHDRITMYALPFVAGITFWQTRSSNATLLVAGGFLFGGLMFGPDLDIYSVQFQRWGFLRWIWLPYQKSLRHRSFLSHGPIIGTILRVLYLGCLLAILAIFVLTIVEKLWNLSFSLQDLGGTVGRSLVQYDTEYIALFLGLELGAMSHSLSDWGGSAYKRFKKQGIRGLLPSSKTKKRKITTRGSLRATVSRKSKGKTTKDK; this is encoded by the coding sequence ATGCCCTCTGGTCGGACGCACGATCGCATTACTATGTATGCTCTGCCGTTCGTGGCGGGCATCACTTTCTGGCAGACTCGTAGTAGCAATGCGACTTTATTAGTTGCAGGCGGGTTTCTATTTGGAGGGCTAATGTTTGGCCCCGATTTAGATATTTACTCTGTGCAATTTCAACGCTGGGGTTTCTTACGTTGGATTTGGCTACCTTATCAAAAAAGTCTCCGACATCGTTCTTTTTTATCCCACGGGCCGATTATTGGGACGATCCTGCGGGTACTTTATCTCGGCTGCTTGCTTGCGATCTTGGCAATTTTCGTTTTGACAATTGTCGAAAAGCTGTGGAATCTGAGTTTTAGTTTGCAGGATTTGGGTGGAACTGTCGGGCGATCGCTTGTGCAATACGATACTGAATATATCGCCCTGTTTTTGGGTTTAGAACTCGGTGCGATGAGTCATTCTCTCAGCGATTGGGGCGGTTCGGCATACAAGCGCTTTAAAAAGCAGGGAATTCGGGGATTACTTCCTAGTAGCAAAACTAAGAAGCGTAAAATTACAACTCGCGGTAGTCTTAGAGCTACAGTTAGCAGAAAGAGCAAGGGGAAAACGACAAAGGATAAATGA
- the leuC gene encoding 3-isopropylmalate dehydratase large subunit, with protein MSKGTLFDKVWDLHTVGTLPSGLTQLFIGLHLIHEVTSPQAFAMLRERGLKVLFPERTVATVDHIVPTENQARPFADTLAEEMIQALEQNCKENNITFYNIGSGSQGIVHVIAPELGLTQPGLTIACGDSHTSSHGAFGAIAFGIGTSQVRDVLASQTLALSKLKVRKIEVNGTLNPGVFAKDVILHIIRTLGVKGGVGYAYEYAGTTFDQMNMEERMTVCNMAIEGGARCGYVNPDQVTYDYLKGRDFAPKDADWDKAVAWWESIKSDVDAVYDDVVVFDAADIPPTVTWGITPGQGIGINQFVPKPEELLEEDRFIAEEAYRYMDLLPGQPIKGTKIDVCFIGSCTNGRISDLREAAKIAKGRKVAEGIKAFVVPGSERVKQEAEAEGLDKIFQEAGFEWREPGCSMCLAMNPDKLQGRQISASSSNRNFKGRQGSSSGRTLLMSPAMVATAAIKGEVSDVRELL; from the coding sequence ATGAGCAAAGGTACCCTGTTTGACAAAGTTTGGGACTTACACACCGTTGGTACACTTCCTTCAGGGCTGACGCAACTATTTATCGGGCTGCATCTAATTCATGAAGTAACCAGTCCCCAAGCCTTTGCTATGTTACGCGAGAGAGGTCTAAAAGTCCTGTTTCCTGAGCGGACTGTAGCTACGGTAGATCATATTGTACCGACAGAAAATCAAGCACGCCCCTTTGCCGATACCCTGGCAGAGGAAATGATTCAAGCGCTTGAACAGAACTGTAAGGAAAATAACATAACTTTTTATAATATCGGTTCTGGTAGTCAGGGTATAGTTCATGTCATCGCTCCAGAATTGGGACTTACCCAGCCAGGATTGACGATCGCCTGTGGAGATAGCCACACTTCTAGTCATGGTGCATTTGGGGCGATCGCATTTGGTATCGGTACTAGCCAAGTGCGGGATGTTCTCGCTTCCCAAACCCTTGCTCTATCTAAGTTGAAAGTCCGCAAAATTGAAGTTAACGGTACTCTCAACCCCGGTGTTTTCGCCAAAGATGTGATTTTGCATATCATCCGTACGCTTGGTGTCAAAGGTGGCGTAGGTTACGCCTATGAATACGCAGGTACGACCTTTGACCAAATGAATATGGAAGAACGGATGACAGTCTGCAACATGGCGATCGAAGGCGGTGCTAGATGCGGCTACGTCAATCCCGATCAAGTTACCTACGATTATCTCAAAGGTAGAGACTTTGCCCCCAAAGATGCAGATTGGGATAAAGCTGTGGCTTGGTGGGAATCTATCAAGAGCGATGTTGATGCTGTGTACGATGATGTAGTGGTCTTTGACGCAGCTGATATTCCCCCGACTGTGACTTGGGGAATTACTCCTGGTCAAGGCATTGGGATTAATCAGTTCGTACCTAAGCCGGAAGAACTGCTCGAAGAAGACCGATTCATTGCCGAAGAAGCTTACCGCTACATGGATTTGTTGCCTGGACAACCAATCAAAGGTACTAAAATTGATGTCTGCTTTATTGGCAGCTGCACTAATGGAAGAATTAGCGACCTACGGGAAGCCGCGAAAATTGCCAAAGGTCGGAAAGTAGCTGAGGGAATTAAAGCCTTTGTTGTCCCAGGTTCCGAACGGGTGAAGCAAGAAGCGGAAGCTGAGGGACTGGACAAAATCTTTCAGGAAGCTGGATTTGAGTGGCGCGAACCAGGATGTTCCATGTGTTTGGCGATGAACCCAGACAAGTTACAGGGAAGACAAATCAGTGCTTCCTCTTCCAACCGCAACTTTAAAGGAAGACAGGGTTCATCCTCTGGTCGCACATTGCTGATGAGTCCGGCGATGGTTGCTACCGCTGCGATTAAAGGTGAAGTTTCGGACGTGCGCGAGTTGCTGTAA
- the leuD gene encoding 3-isopropylmalate dehydratase small subunit, with amino-acid sequence MVSEVKTVSGRAIPLVGNDIDTDRIIPARYLKAITFDGLGEGAFIDDRKALNGQHPFDQPQYQGANILIVNRNFGCGSSREHAPQAIAKWGIQALIGESFAEIFFGNCVAMGIPCLTADAATIKQLQELVAANPQAAVTVNLETLQVQIADYTAPVVIGEGTRSTFIAGTWDACGQLVANADQVRATAAKLPYISWGQLAAS; translated from the coding sequence ATGGTGAGTGAAGTTAAAACAGTTTCTGGACGCGCTATACCATTGGTAGGAAATGATATAGATACCGATCGCATTATTCCCGCCCGTTATTTGAAAGCCATAACCTTTGATGGGTTAGGCGAAGGCGCGTTTATTGATGACCGCAAAGCACTAAATGGTCAACATCCCTTTGATCAACCACAATACCAAGGGGCAAACATTTTAATAGTCAATAGAAATTTTGGTTGTGGTTCATCGCGGGAACACGCACCGCAGGCGATCGCAAAATGGGGAATTCAAGCCCTAATAGGCGAAAGCTTTGCAGAAATCTTTTTTGGTAACTGTGTGGCAATGGGAATACCTTGTCTGACAGCTGATGCAGCCACAATCAAACAACTGCAAGAATTAGTAGCTGCGAATCCTCAAGCCGCTGTCACCGTAAATCTAGAAACCTTGCAAGTACAAATCGCCGATTATACCGCCCCAGTTGTAATTGGTGAAGGTACTAGAAGCACTTTCATTGCTGGCACTTGGGATGCTTGCGGTCAATTAGTAGCTAATGCTGACCAAGTTCGGGCAACGGCTGCGAAACTACCATATATAAGTTGGGGTCAGTTAGCTGCAAGTTAA
- a CDS encoding GFA family protein, translated as MTTYTGGCACRAIRYEIATEPLQMGHCQCSDCQEATGSGHASILIFPKSAVTLTGSPTHYTSQPDSGKTKTRAFCPICGSPLYTLLDSLPDVFVVKAGSLDDTSAFQPQMVIYTDSGCVWDYIDPTLPRYSKMPTAG; from the coding sequence ATGACGACTTATACAGGTGGATGTGCTTGCAGAGCAATTCGTTATGAAATTGCAACAGAACCGCTACAGATGGGTCATTGTCAGTGCAGCGACTGCCAAGAGGCAACTGGAAGTGGACACGCATCAATCCTGATTTTCCCTAAAAGCGCAGTCACATTAACCGGTAGCCCAACTCACTACACTTCTCAACCAGATAGTGGTAAAACAAAGACGCGTGCTTTTTGCCCAATCTGCGGTTCGCCACTATACACGCTCCTCGACTCGCTACCTGATGTGTTTGTAGTCAAGGCAGGAAGTCTTGACGACACAAGCGCTTTTCAGCCTCAAATGGTCATTTACACAGACAGCGGATGTGTTTGGGATTATATCGATCCTACTCTACCCAGATATTCAAAGATGCCGACTGCTGGATAA